From the genome of Bacillaceae bacterium S4-13-56:
GATCCATGTCCTTGTGGGAGTGGTAAAAAGTATAAGAAGTGTTGTTTGGGTAAGAATAATGTGGTTCGTTTGAGTGAGGCGCGGGAGGAACGTTTTTATCGTAGGAAAAATGAACTGGTTGACATGGTTGGAGAGTTTATTTTTGATCTTTTTTCTACGAGAGAGATGAAACTGATGGAATCCGAGTTTAAAAAGAGAACGAATGGCGCCCTCGGAGAACATTTTACAGGATTTTTTACTTTTTGGCTTTATTTTTTTAATCGATATGATAATGGGTTACGAGGAATTGAGTGGTTTTTAGAAGAAAATGCCACTTATTTGACTTCTGAGCAACGTGAATTGACGAAATCATGGGTGGAGTTAAAGCCTCGTATGTTACAGGCTGTCGATCAAAATGAGGAAAGCTATTTGTTTAAAGATTATTTTTCTGGAGAAATTTTTCCGATGAGTAAAAGGGAAGAAAATATCCCCATGTTTCTTCCGTGGTATAGTACGTTCGCTTTAATTGAGCCGCTTGATAATTTGTACTACTTCAATGGTGTTAGAAATATTGTAACTCCTCAGGGATTTCTGAAGGCGTGTGAACTGATCCAAGAAATAGGCTATGAATCAAATTTGCCAGTTGAAGAAATTATGTTTGAACACTATCCTGAAATCTTAGTAAAGTCAATGGAGCCTATTTATACTAAGGGTCAGGGTGAGAAGGAAATTACGGAGTTCACCTACACTTTTTCCATTCCAAACAAAGATCGCGCAGAAAAATTTCTATATAATGAGGAAGACTTTCAGATTGAACAGTGGGATGAAAAACTTAAAAAACTTAGTTGGTTAGACCATTTTCGCCTTTATACAGACAGTGAATTAGATGGGGAAGTTCGTATAGCTGAAGTTTTGGCTACGATTGAAATGAAAAATAATAAGTTGACTTTTACTTCCTATGATTTACAAATTGTAAATAACTTTTTGAAAAAAGTGGAGGAAAAAGCCGAGGGCTCCCTTCTTCTAGTGGATGATCAAGAGGAGCGTATGATGGTTCCTGTGGAGGTGGAAGTCAAGCAAATGACAGCTTCCATCGATAAGAATGTTCCGGAATATTTCATTCTCTATGCGCAAAGTGATTGGGTAGAAGAATTAGACAGGCCAATCCCAATGTTTGGAAACGTAACATTAAGAGAGCTGGTGGACCAGGAACAAGCTGACCTAGCTGATGTTTGGTTTAAAGAGTCTGAGTTTAATTTATACAAATTAGTACTAGAACAACATGGACAAGTAGAGATAACAGCTGATTTTAACACAGCTAGAAGGGAATTAGGACTAGAACTTTCTCCTTTCGTAACAGGAGGAGATCAACGAAAATCCTCTTTCCAAAAAGTTACCCCAGAAAAGCGTGCTTTTGTAGTAGCCGAAGCTGATATCCCACTTTATGAAAATCTAGGATTTACTCCTGAAACCTTAGCTGATTTTTATACAAAAGACTTGGTAGAATTTTATAAACAAAAAACAAGGGGAAAAGCAGAAGGAACGGAGAGAAAGTACCGAAACGGAGTTTATGATATCCGGGAAGCATTGGAATGGTATGATTTTGAAAGCTGGGAAGAATGTGACGTTGATTTTTGGGAAGAGTTTTTATCTAATGACTTTTTTGTGATGAACGTGGATGTAAGTAAGACGAAGGTGAAGGATTTACTAACAGTAGTAAAAGCATTGGTAAAGTGGCTAGCGAGTAAAGGGG
Proteins encoded in this window:
- a CDS encoding SEC-C metal-binding domain-containing protein — translated: MVGRNDPCPCGSGKKYKKCCLGKNNVVRLSEAREERFYRRKNELVDMVGEFIFDLFSTREMKLMESEFKKRTNGALGEHFTGFFTFWLYFFNRYDNGLRGIEWFLEENATYLTSEQRELTKSWVELKPRMLQAVDQNEESYLFKDYFSGEIFPMSKREENIPMFLPWYSTFALIEPLDNLYYFNGVRNIVTPQGFLKACELIQEIGYESNLPVEEIMFEHYPEILVKSMEPIYTKGQGEKEITEFTYTFSIPNKDRAEKFLYNEEDFQIEQWDEKLKKLSWLDHFRLYTDSELDGEVRIAEVLATIEMKNNKLTFTSYDLQIVNNFLKKVEEKAEGSLLLVDDQEERMMVPVEVEVKQMTASIDKNVPEYFILYAQSDWVEELDRPIPMFGNVTLRELVDQEQADLADVWFKESEFNLYKLVLEQHGQVEITADFNTARRELGLELSPFVTGGDQRKSSFQKVTPEKRAFVVAEADIPLYENLGFTPETLADFYTKDLVEFYKQKTRGKAEGTERKYRNGVYDIREALEWYDFESWEECDVDFWEEFLSNDFFVMNVDVSKTKVKDLLTVVKALVKWLASKGEMSRAVAKKVDELAKNLEPRMLNVVQLLNVENPYYTRGYYPEMSMLGSLISQMGNDFEKVMEGDFKIISVNKQSVSTEDLETGKTLTISLNRESIPFAEEGMVLSAEIGKSKAINTWNIIYLEKVSL